One Pomacea canaliculata isolate SZHN2017 linkage group LG9, ASM307304v1, whole genome shotgun sequence DNA segment encodes these proteins:
- the LOC112572156 gene encoding lipoxygenase homology domain-containing protein 1-like isoform X1 gives MYFLSRPDYSRAMWDNPNCTGSSTCRVNSCPRSTHQKGFKSLNWSFLIQAVTMWKIASVFWLLVCLGVNDVHLFKGDWEISTKTGDKEHADTNANVYIILIWANGKNSKPILLDDFFVNDFERGDTNTFYFKHRGTFNDVCNIRIYHDNSGYSPAWYLEWVKVKYHKMQKSRKFIIRDWVPTEQEERNINFVIQRTPPCSAGPLP, from the exons ATGTACTTCCTGTCTCGGCCTGACTACTCTCGTGCTATGTGGGACAACCCTAACTGTACTGGATCATCTACATGTAGGGTAAACTCCTGTCCAAGGTCCACCCACCAGAAGGGCTTCAAATCATTAAA TTGGAGCTTCTTGATTCAAGCCGTTACCATGTGGAAAATTGCATCTGTGTTCTGGCTTCTTGTATGTTTGGGTGTCAATGATGTTCACTTATTTAAAGGAG ATTGGGAGATATCGACAAAAACAGGGGATAAAGAGCACGCTGATACTAACGCCAATGTGTACATCATCTTGATTTGGGCTAATGGAAAAAACTCCAAGCCTATATTATTAGACGACTTTTTTGTGAACGACTTTGAGCGAGGTGATACTAACACCTTCTACTTCAAACACCGGGGTACATTCAATGACGTATGCAATATCAGGATCTATCACGATAACAGTGGCTATTCCCCTGCCTGGTATCTGGAAtgg GTGAAGGTGAAATatcataaaatgcaaaaatccCGGAAGTTTATTATCAGGGACTGGGTCCCAACAGAACAAGAAGAGAGGAATATCAACTTTGTAATACAGCGTACTCCACCGTGTAGCGCAG GTCCTCTGCCGTGA
- the LOC112572156 gene encoding lipoxygenase homology domain-containing protein 1-like isoform X2 has translation MYFLSRPDYSRAMWDNPNCTGSSTCRVNSCPRSTHQKGFKSLNWSFLIQAVTMWKIASVFWLLVCLGVNDVHLFKGDWEISTKTGDKEHADTNANVYIILIWANGKNSKPILLDDFFVNDFERGDTNTFYFKHRGTFNDVCNIRIYHDNSGYSPAWYLEWVKVKYHKMQKSRKFIIRDWVPTEQEERNINFVIQRTPPCSAGPLP, from the exons ATGTACTTCCTGTCTCGGCCTGACTACTCTCGTGCTATGTGGGACAACCCTAACTGTACTGGATCATCTACATGTAGGGTAAACTCCTGTCCAAGGTCCACCCACCAGAAGGGCTTCAAATCATTAAA TTGGAGCTTCTTGATTCAAGCCGTTACCATGTGGAAAATTGCATCTGTGTTCTGGCTTCTTGTATGTTTGGGTGTCAATGATGTTCACTTATTTAAAGGAG ATTGGGAGATATCGACAAAAACAGGGGATAAAGAGCACGCTGATACTAACGCCAATGTGTACATCATCTTGATTTGGGCTAATGGAAAAAACTCCAAGCCTATATTATTAGACGACTTTTTTGTGAACGACTTTGAGCGAGGTGATACTAACACCTTCTACTTCAAACACCGGGGTACATTCAATGACGTATGCAATATCAGGATCTATCACGATAACAGTGGCTATTCCCCTGCCTGGTATCTGGAAtgg GTGAAGGTGAAATatcataaaatgcaaaaatccCGGAAGTTTATTATCAGGGACTGGGTCCCAACAGAACAAGAAGAGAGGAATATCAACTTTGTAATACAGCGTACTCCACCGTGTAGCGCAG
- the LOC112572155 gene encoding uncharacterized protein LOC112572155 — translation MFKLCLYANIILVCVGMQAHRKNVALNKPCGSSSRHSESESCSGAVNGNDGTFYDPSEPWINCIHTDFNDLKPFWWVDLGQEFTLNTITIYGRASFIKRMKCVNVSVDGKVIKRFDDLSGWTNDTYDIRAAIKGRVINITKDCDSEGTMLNICEVQVWVCNDGWYGNCSMTCGPCADGSVCDKINGKCANCKMGFQPPHCKESKRVSERQREGVKKEVRKTERKSRGRQR, via the exons ATGTTCAAGCTGTGCTTGTATGCAAACATTATTCTTGTGTGTGTCGGCATGCAGGCGCATAGGA AAAACGTTGCGCTAAACAAACCGTGTGGCAGCAGCTCTCGACATAGTGAATCAGAAAGTTGCTCAGGAGCTGTAAATGGAAATGATGGTACTTTTTATGATCCCAGCGAACCTTGGATTAACTGCATTCATACTGACTTTAATGATTTGAAGCCCTTCTGGTGGGTGGACCTGGGACAGGAGTTTACCCTGAACACCATCACGATCTATGGACGAGCAA gttttataaaaagaatgaaatgcGTGAACGTATCCGTTGATGGGAAAGTCATCAAAAGATTCGATGATCTGAGTGGTTGGACCAATGATACATATGACATCAGAGCAGCCATCAAGGGGCGAGTGATCAACATCACCAAAGACTGCGATAGCGAGGGCACTATGCTGAACATCTGTGAGGTGCAGGTGTGGG TTTGTAACGACGGTTGGTATGGAAACTGTTCCATGACCTGTGGTCCCTGTGCTGATGGCTCTGTCTGTGACAAGATCAACGGCAAATGTGCCAACTGTAAAATGGGTTTCCAGCCACCCCATTGCAAAG AGTCGAAAAgagtgagcgagagacagagagaaggcgTCAAAAAGGAAGTTCGcaagacagagaggaagagtAGGGGGCGTCAGAGGTga